The Eriocheir sinensis breed Jianghai 21 chromosome 49, ASM2467909v1, whole genome shotgun sequence genome has a segment encoding these proteins:
- the LOC126981642 gene encoding uncharacterized protein LOC126981642 produces the protein GSSSSSAESRGEGRAGGSGGVIRVTSSRVRSSSGLSQFQEVDFSDQHLGGAAGRFRPPPPSANPPDPAWPGKPLRQTINREGADTQPATKEEEEEEEEEKGITQSSEKECEDGGDRGGDEGPSGSQTCPQVDYSVEVPGGAGALGGTVALWRRAPRKKQIRRTSTTSSNSSNPPSQASTADTHLSGPGEEAGGKDTSPKKPRIPPGDEGERPVLSSASVALYDELVRRGGAPGGRCLLLTAATTAFVMTVVLATLILLAPRSLTARTTLMHSRYHLSSPMPSPPPENVSTPWPAPIARPLNSVARFGRQKALARLSSPPPLGLSSSPPLRKGVAITTSTSTSTTTSTTTSIRPGQHRSHHQSVLTRGLARRGHLSSPVSSPVSSPAQNTTTTTTSTTTTTSSVLLSRILPSSSPPTLSSPLSPPLSSPVSSPAQNTTTTTTSTTTTTSSVLLSRILPSSSPPTMSSPLSPPLSSPLSSPPQNTTSTTTSSVLLSRILPSSSPPTLSSPSSPPSSPISPRSSPAQNITTNTSNSVLFSRIVASHHLFSSPPSSPSSPRSSPAQNITTNTSNSVLFSRIVASHHLFSSPSSPSSPPSSPPQNITTTNTSSSALFSRTVPSHHLFSSPSSPLSSPSSPLSSSPQNIITNTSNSVLYSQILLSQHPSSSPSSSLSSPKSSPPLSSSPPQNITSSPLFFPRILTAQHPSSPPPSSPPPRNTTTTTTTTTTPITTTHVQTFQHHLSSPSSPSPSRVNPPPTHPSVPPLPPPPPISHPPTSTTAPPSPSPPPHSTLKR, from the coding sequence gggagcagcagcagcagtgcgGAGTCgcggggggaaggaagggcaggggggAGCGGAGGCGTCATCAGGGTAACATCATCTCGTGTACGTTCCTCGTCCGGTTTGAGTCAATTCCAGGAGGTTGACTTTAGTGACCAGCATTTAGGGGGGGCGGCGGGGAGATTCCGACCCCCGCCGCCCTCCGCCAACCCCCCTGACCCCGCCTGGCCCGGAAAACCCCTGCGGCAGACAATCAACCGAGAAGGGGCGGACACCCAGCCagcgacgaaggaggaggaggaggaggaggaggaggagaaaggaataacgCAATCTAGTGAAAAGGAGTGTGAAGATGGGGGTGATAGGGGTGGTGATGAAGGGCCAAGTGGTAGCCAGACATGCCCCCAAGTGGACTACAGCGTGGAGGTgccggggggggcgggggcgctAGGGGGGACGGTGGCACTGTGGCGGAGGGCTCCACGGAAGAAACAAATTCGCCGGACCTCAACCACAAGCAGTAACTCAAGTAATCCCCCGTCCCAGGCCTCCACGGCGGACACCCACCTCTCAGGCCCCGGGGAGGAGGCTGGGGGTAAAGACACAAGCCCCAAGAAGCCCAGAATACCACCGGGGGACGAGGGGGAGCGGCCTGTTCTAAGCTCGGCATCAGTGGCTTTGTACGATGAGCTTGTTCGCAGAGGTGGAGCTCCGGGTGGTCGCTGCCTCCTGCTGACCGCTGCGACTACTGCTTTTGTCATGACTGTGGTGCTGGCTACTCTTATCCTGCTTGCCCCTCGCTCCCTCACGGCCCGCACCACACTTATGCACAGCAGGTACCATCTCTCATCACCCATGCCCTCGCCACCGCCGGAGAATGTTTCAACGCCCTGGCCAGCTCCGATCGCTCGCCCCTTGAATTCCGTTGCGAGGTTTGGCAGGCAGAAGGCGTTGGCAagactttcatcaccaccaccgctgggtttgtcttcatcaccaccactacgtaAAGGTGTTGCCAttaccacttccacctccacctccaccaccacctccaccaccacctccattcgtCCAGGTCAACACCGTTCTCATCACCAATCCGTGTTGACGCGTGGGTTAGCTAGGCGTGGACACTTATCATCACCAGTTTCATCACCAGTGTCATCACCAGCCcagaataccaccaccaccaccacctccaccaccaccaccaccagttctgTTCTTTTGTCACGGATTCtaccctcttcatcaccaccaacattgtcatcaccattatcaccaccactttcatcaccagtGTCATCACCAGCCcagaataccaccaccaccaccacctccaccaccaccaccacaagttcTGTTCTTTTGTCACGGATTCtaccctcttcatcaccaccaacaatgtcatcaccattatcaccaccactttcatcaccactatcatcaccacctcaaaataccacctccaccaccaccagctctgTTCTTTTGTCACGGATTCtaccctcttcatcaccaccaacattgtcatcaccatcatcaccaccatcatcaccaatatcaccacgatcatcaccagctcaaaatatcaccaccaacacctccaattCCGTCCTCTTCTCACGGATTGTAGCTTCGCACCacctattttcatcaccaccatcatcaccatcatcaccacgatcatcaccagctcaaaatatcaccaccaacacctccaattCCGTCCTCTTCTCACGGATTGTAGCTTCGCACCacctattttcatcaccatcatcaccatcatcaccaccatcatcaccacctcaaaatatcaccaccaccaacacctccagtTCTGCTCTCTTCTCACGGACTGTACCTTCGCACCacctattttcatcaccatcatcaccactatcatcaccatcatcaccactatcatcatcacctcaaaatatcatcaccaacacctccaATTCTGTTCTCTACTCACAGATTCTACTTTCACAACacccttcttcatcaccatcatcatcactatcatcaccaaaatcatcacccccgttatcatcatcaccacctcaaaaCATCACCTCCAgtcctctcttcttcccacgAATTCTTACTGCAcaacacccatcatcaccaccgccatcttcaccaccacctcgtaacaccaccaccaccaccaccacaacaacgacccccatcaccactacacaTGTTCAAACTTTTCAACAccacctatcatcaccatcatcaccgtcaccttCCCGCGTcaacccccctcccacacacccctctgtaccccctctccccccacccccacccatttctcacccccccacctccaccacagcacccccttctccctcccctcctccccactcaaCCCTGAAACGATag
- the LOC126981934 gene encoding uncharacterized protein LOC126981934: MSTPVCFLLLLLAAVAAAGDGRCPESDQIHCAENDRCTRMRYVCDGDNDCGDGSDEESDLCSAWLNDDCSRNEVRCYRFGSSDCIPITRYCAATDPPCEGDLDPRICQMVKDELLQDLDSVVVARNIAPSGEESLDELGKAEALGEEFDAQLPHTLKHEECPQLFTRVGGACVSIFYPGNVTWGEAHQFCHAIGGELLALNRDYTFYATLVQHLKQYQLTADFWLGGIRHNETTSWTWLDRSPIDVSSPYWAIRYSEACTNRLVESLVGNSTRIANQGHCYHFTRAPADPMNGQCLALTYESYFQMNDADCLSTKSPLCIMEKAQD, from the exons ATGTCCACCCCCGTCTGcttcctgctgctcctgctggcGGCCGTGGCTGCTGCTG GTGACGGCCGGTGTCCGGAAAGCGACCAGATCCACTGCGCCGAGAACGACCGGTGCACGAGGATGAGGTACGTCTGCGACGGCGACAACGACTGCGGCGACGGATCGGACGAGGAATCCGACCTGTgcagc GCTTGGCTTAACGATGACTGCAGCCGCAACGAGGTCCGCTGCTACAGATTCGGCTCCTCCGACTGCATCCCCATCACCCGGTACTGTGCCGCTACCGACCCGCCCTGCGAGGGAGACCTGGACCCCCGCATCtgccag ATGGTTAAGGACGAGCTGCTTCAAGACCTGGACTCCGTCGTGGTGGCCAGGAACATCGCCCCTTCTG GTGAGGAGAGTCTGGATGAGCTTGGAAAGGCCGAGGCGCTGGGGGAGGAGTTCGACGCCCAGCTGCCTCATACTCTGAAACATGAGGAGTGCCCACAGCTCTTCACCCGCGTCGGGGGGGCTTGCGTTTCCATCTTCTACCCAGGAAAC GTGACTTGGGGGGAAGCTCACCAGTTCTGCCACGCCATTGGGGGAGAGCTTTTGGCCCTCAACCGTGACTACACCTTCTACGCTACCCTCGTCCAGCACCTTAAGCAGTACC AGTTGACGGCTGACTTCTGGCTGGGCGGCATCCGTCATAACGAGACCACCTCATGGACCTGGCTGGACCGCTCACCCATCGACGTCAGTTCCCCCTACTGGGCCATCAG ATACTCCGAGGCTTGCACCAACCGCCTAGTGGAGAGCCTTGTAGGGAACAGCACCCGCATTGCCAACCAGGGTCACTGTTACCACTTCACCCGCGCCCCCGCCGACCCCATGAATGGACAGTGCCTCGCCTTGACCTACGAGAGCTACTTCCAGATGAATGATGCTGACTGCCTCTCCACCAAGTCCCCGCTGTGCATCATGGAGAAGGCACAGGattaa